One window of the Leucobacter komagatae genome contains the following:
- a CDS encoding helix-turn-helix transcriptional regulator yields MPRTSRPSAPLATLREAELDEACLALAEPGAVLLLVGEAGAGKHVLAQQAIQREIVGGGVASSPTVVALNASTTVQQIPFALLRGVLPQADVAAPADIPDAAAGYAAAVAAWPGRAPGTIFLVDDADSADDLTLQVIAALAGEPNYRVVVTARSLAALPLPISQLLREKPATIIELPPLDHDQSAGLACHLLAPHAVEAETISRLHRASGGNPLFLTELVASLQRSGALTRFDDLVSWTSDADAPASLPEFLVRELSRTSPTTRSALLTVALAEPIPAATLADLGDIATPDAIDTLLHHRVLREDLAPDGSALLRTSNQLIGDTVRQAIPAGQRIRLLRRISETLPAELEHAPAETLLRGAVVLLDAGRLPPTPIMWRALNLATATNNYRLAVRIGRLLGGDQSLSERDRLEATTARLTAARFSGVPEFLNEPDLLRAPAPESGWARSRDGDLATILPAPGDSADTILSRIRLGLARADVLLYRDDDVAGARAILDHLRSVHSDPGSVAHELVVSGSYVRLAYAGDFAAARALRELPGAPRRAPGAIPIAGADILISSQSGDLRASRATARHSLPAALSRAAEYPTAGGEIFGALFMSEVLHGQVTSAARLHHALLRSVEHPTAAYREGTGLIGVITGTLALVEGRWVDATAELGASVEALNHSDGTGFLPVALAARAHALAAGGRAAEAAETLSQLEHTSLRASRVFEGPIRLASVMARLWLEDPAARDAAELLADWAGERGLALIELRALQLASLTPDPVSPALITRAELLRDRIDTRFAGALATVVRERAAGGPVVDTPAVRRLARHGVLAPLRWRVQLTPREREIAGLAVLGYQTKRIAAKLRISTRTVEAHLARVFTKLGVNDREGLSLHLEQRGSLWEPTRSTVFPEDVTGDFTVEEGEE; encoded by the coding sequence ATGCCGCGTACTTCGCGCCCGAGCGCCCCACTCGCAACGCTTCGCGAAGCCGAACTTGACGAAGCGTGCCTCGCGCTCGCTGAGCCCGGGGCAGTCCTGCTCCTTGTCGGGGAAGCAGGGGCGGGCAAGCACGTGCTCGCCCAGCAGGCGATTCAACGCGAGATCGTCGGAGGAGGCGTCGCGAGCAGCCCGACGGTAGTGGCGCTCAACGCCTCGACGACGGTTCAGCAGATCCCGTTCGCGCTGCTCCGAGGGGTGCTCCCCCAAGCTGATGTTGCTGCCCCCGCTGACATTCCGGATGCGGCGGCTGGCTATGCCGCCGCCGTCGCCGCGTGGCCCGGAAGAGCGCCCGGGACGATCTTTCTCGTTGACGACGCCGACAGCGCCGACGATCTCACCCTCCAGGTCATCGCGGCGCTCGCCGGCGAACCAAACTATCGCGTGGTCGTCACCGCCCGCAGCCTCGCCGCGCTTCCCTTACCAATCTCGCAACTCCTCCGAGAGAAGCCCGCGACGATCATCGAACTCCCGCCGCTCGATCATGATCAGTCTGCGGGGCTCGCGTGCCATCTGCTCGCCCCGCACGCCGTGGAGGCTGAGACCATCAGCCGCCTTCACCGCGCGAGCGGCGGCAACCCGCTCTTCCTCACCGAACTCGTCGCGAGCCTGCAGCGGTCTGGCGCGCTCACTCGGTTCGACGACCTTGTGAGTTGGACGTCCGACGCCGATGCCCCGGCGTCGCTCCCCGAGTTCCTCGTACGTGAGCTCTCGCGCACCTCCCCTACGACGAGGTCGGCGCTCCTCACCGTCGCCCTCGCCGAGCCTATCCCCGCCGCAACGCTCGCAGACCTTGGCGACATCGCGACGCCCGACGCGATCGACACCCTCCTCCACCACCGCGTGCTGCGTGAGGATCTCGCGCCCGACGGCTCTGCGCTGCTGCGTACGAGCAACCAGCTCATCGGCGATACCGTGCGGCAGGCGATCCCGGCCGGGCAGCGCATCAGGCTGCTCCGTCGAATCTCCGAGACGCTCCCCGCCGAGCTTGAACACGCGCCCGCCGAGACACTGCTGCGCGGCGCGGTCGTCCTCCTTGACGCGGGCCGGCTCCCACCGACCCCGATCATGTGGCGCGCGCTCAACCTCGCGACAGCGACGAACAACTATAGGCTCGCTGTCCGCATCGGTCGGTTGCTCGGCGGCGACCAGAGCCTGAGCGAGCGCGACCGCCTTGAGGCGACGACGGCGCGACTCACGGCAGCCCGGTTCTCCGGCGTCCCTGAGTTCCTCAACGAACCCGATTTGCTCCGGGCCCCCGCGCCCGAGAGCGGGTGGGCGAGGTCGCGCGACGGCGACCTCGCGACGATCCTCCCCGCGCCCGGGGACTCGGCCGACACTATCCTCTCTCGCATTCGACTCGGGCTCGCGCGCGCCGACGTGCTCCTATACCGAGACGACGATGTCGCTGGGGCGCGAGCGATCCTCGATCACCTGCGCAGCGTCCATTCCGACCCCGGCTCCGTCGCGCACGAGCTTGTCGTCAGCGGATCGTACGTTCGGCTCGCCTACGCGGGTGACTTCGCCGCAGCGCGTGCGCTCCGCGAGCTGCCCGGAGCGCCGCGGCGCGCTCCGGGCGCGATCCCGATCGCCGGGGCCGACATCCTCATCTCGAGCCAATCTGGCGACCTCCGCGCGAGCCGCGCGACCGCCCGGCATTCCCTGCCCGCCGCGCTGTCGCGAGCAGCTGAGTACCCCACTGCCGGGGGTGAGATCTTTGGGGCGCTGTTCATGAGCGAGGTTCTCCACGGCCAGGTCACGAGCGCGGCTCGACTGCACCACGCGCTGCTGCGCAGTGTCGAGCACCCGACCGCCGCGTACCGAGAGGGCACAGGGCTCATCGGGGTGATCACGGGAACGCTCGCACTCGTCGAGGGCCGGTGGGTCGACGCGACCGCGGAGCTCGGGGCGTCGGTCGAGGCGCTCAACCATTCGGATGGCACCGGTTTCCTTCCCGTCGCGCTCGCCGCTCGCGCCCACGCCCTCGCTGCTGGAGGCCGCGCGGCCGAGGCCGCAGAGACCCTCTCTCAACTCGAACACACGTCGCTGCGGGCGAGCCGAGTGTTCGAGGGGCCGATCAGGCTGGCATCGGTTATGGCACGCCTCTGGCTCGAGGACCCGGCCGCCCGGGACGCCGCGGAGCTTCTCGCGGACTGGGCCGGTGAACGCGGTCTTGCCCTCATCGAGCTGCGTGCGCTCCAGCTCGCAAGCCTCACACCCGACCCAGTCTCCCCCGCCTTGATCACGCGGGCCGAGCTGCTCCGCGACCGGATCGATACCCGCTTCGCCGGTGCGCTCGCGACCGTCGTGCGTGAGCGCGCGGCGGGCGGGCCCGTGGTCGACACTCCTGCTGTTCGCAGGCTCGCGCGGCACGGCGTGCTGGCACCGTTGCGCTGGCGAGTGCAGC
- a CDS encoding class I SAM-dependent methyltransferase produces the protein MNQHYFSETPAGDFTPREIEVELAGAARRVLTAGGVFSPEHLDQGTATLLSALPGLTELDVVADATDVLPDAAPILDVGCGWGPIALAAALEHTDREVWAIDVNERSRELTRRNAELLGLANVRVAAPEEVPADLAFAEIRSNPPIRVGKEALHGILTAWLPRLVPGGAAYLVVAKHLGADSLQRWIAESFDGFEVDRAARKKGFHVIRAIRD, from the coding sequence GTGAACCAGCACTACTTCTCAGAGACACCGGCCGGCGATTTCACTCCCCGCGAGATCGAGGTCGAGCTGGCGGGGGCCGCGCGACGCGTGCTCACCGCGGGCGGCGTCTTCAGCCCCGAGCACCTTGATCAGGGCACCGCGACGCTGCTCTCGGCACTCCCGGGTCTCACCGAGCTCGATGTCGTCGCTGACGCGACCGACGTGCTGCCCGACGCCGCCCCCATCCTCGACGTCGGCTGTGGTTGGGGGCCGATCGCGCTCGCGGCGGCTCTTGAGCACACCGATCGCGAGGTCTGGGCGATCGACGTGAACGAGCGGTCGCGCGAACTCACGAGGCGTAACGCCGAGCTGCTGGGCCTCGCAAACGTGCGCGTCGCCGCCCCCGAAGAGGTGCCGGCCGATCTCGCGTTCGCGGAGATCCGCTCGAACCCGCCGATTCGGGTGGGTAAGGAGGCGCTGCACGGCATCCTCACCGCGTGGCTGCCGCGGCTCGTACCCGGCGGCGCGGCGTACCTCGTCGTTGCGAAGCACCTCGGGGCAGACTCGCTGCAGCGGTGGATCGCGGAGTCGTTCGACGGTTTCGAGGTCGATCGCGCAGCGCGGAAGAAGGGCTTCCACGTGATTCGGGCGATCAGGGACTGA